The nucleotide sequence CATTCATTTTCAAGGCGATGTAATATCAATGAATGAATTTGTTTGATCCTTTTAATTTTCTGGACTGGAAGCTTCCATTCTCTCAGGAATCCGTCAATTTCTTTGTGTTGCAATCCTAATTTAAATACCAGCAAAACCCATGATTCCGCCAGTTGGAAGTTCTCTCTTAATTGTCCTGAGAATTGGATTACTTCGTCACAATGACCTTTCAACCCTGGCAGATATTGAATGATCCCACTATTCGCCAGCAATTGCACCGCTTCACTCCTGGCTGGCCCCATAAGCAATTTTTCAAACTCAACAGTTTTCCGTTCCACCGCTATGTTCTCCAGCAGTTTACAGTGAGCTGCAAGCGAATCTAAAGTGTGCTTTTCAATCGAAAAAGATAATTGTGACTGGAATCTTACTGCCCTTAGCATCCTCAATGCATCTTCACCGAAACGTTCATCAGGATTACCTACAGTCACAATCTCCTTTTTGTTGATCGCTTCTTTGCCGGCGAAAGGATCGATAATGTTCCCTTCCTTGTCCATAGCCATTGCATTCATCGTGAAATCTCGGCGCTGTAAATCCTCATTTAATGACCGAATAAAAGAGACCTTATCTGGTCTTCGGAAATCAGAGTAGTTTTGTTCCGAACGGAAGGTGGTTATTTCATAATGGGCGCCTTTATAATGGACGAGTATCGTTCCATGTTCAATTCCAACATCATTGGTTTTAGGGAAAATCTGTTTTATTTCCTCAGGCATCGCTGAGGTAGCGATATCAACATCGGATATTTTGCGCCCGAGGATATGATCCCTGACAGAGCCGCCGACAAAATACGCTTCAAACCCAGCATTCTCAATTAATTGAAGGACAGGTACCGCCTGTAAGAATGGTTCGCCAATCATTGTTCTTCCTGCCCAACGATATTGTAGTAAATGCTTTCATATTCAGAGACAATTTGTTCAGCACTGAAGCTCTTTTCTGCCCGTTCAATCGAGTTCTCAGCAAATCGCTTCTGGATTTCCGGGTTTGCAAGTATATCAACAGCTTTAACCGTTATCTCTTTGATATTTCCTAATTCGCATATGTACCCCGTCTTTCCGTCCACAATCACCTCTGGAATTCCTCCTACATTCGTTCCGATACACGGTACTCCACAAGCCATTGCCT is from Mesobacillus boroniphilus and encodes:
- a CDS encoding CCA tRNA nucleotidyltransferase, translating into MIGEPFLQAVPVLQLIENAGFEAYFVGGSVRDHILGRKISDVDIATSAMPEEIKQIFPKTNDVGIEHGTILVHYKGAHYEITTFRSEQNYSDFRRPDKVSFIRSLNEDLQRRDFTMNAMAMDKEGNIIDPFAGKEAINKKEIVTVGNPDERFGEDALRMLRAVRFQSQLSFSIEKHTLDSLAAHCKLLENIAVERKTVEFEKLLMGPARSEAVQLLANSGIIQYLPGLKGHCDEVIQFSGQLRENFQLAESWVLLVFKLGLQHKEIDGFLREWKLPVQKIKRIKQIHSLILHRLENEWNLELVYKAGLEDAISAEIVYASLQNMDVSIGTIRELHERLPIKHRKELDVTGNDVMTWMGKHPGPWLREILEEIERSVINGVVPNEKEKIKKWLSASNLKSGKN